GCTTTCATTCTAACAGAGAATTAAGCAAAACGCATAGGTTTTCCTGCCTAGAAATGCTCTATTATGCAAATTTTGTTTTGCAAATAAGCAAATAGATTTACATATAAGCAAGGAGGATTCTTATGAAATCCACAGGAATGGTTCGAAAAGTAGACCAATTAGGAAGAGTTGTTCTTCCGATTGAATTACGCAGAGCGTTAGATTTGAAGACACAAGATTCATTAGAAATCTATGTAGACGGAGATCGCGT
The genomic region above belongs to Priestia aryabhattai and contains:
- a CDS encoding AbrB/MazE/SpoVT family DNA-binding domain-containing protein yields the protein MKSTGMVRKVDQLGRVVLPIELRRALDLKTQDSLEIYVDGDRV